The following are encoded together in the Streptomyces sp. NBC_00358 genome:
- the cofC gene encoding 2-phospho-L-lactate guanylyltransferase produces the protein MRWTLVIPLKPLARAKSRLADTASDLLRPGLALAFAQDTVAAALACGAVRDVAVVTGDALAGRELSALGARIVADEPGGGLNAALAHGAGVVRSHDPESAVAALNADLPALRPLELARVLGAAAEFPRAFLADAAAIGTTLLAASPGMELLPAFGGDSRARHRTSGAAELRLDAVDSVRQDVDTRDDLRAALRLGVGPRTAAAAARLLIPGQ, from the coding sequence GTGCGGTGGACCTTGGTCATACCCCTCAAACCCTTGGCCCGCGCCAAGAGCAGGCTGGCGGACACGGCCTCCGACCTACTGCGCCCTGGCCTGGCCCTCGCGTTCGCGCAGGACACCGTGGCGGCGGCGCTGGCCTGCGGCGCGGTCCGGGATGTGGCGGTCGTCACGGGCGACGCCCTGGCCGGGCGGGAGCTGTCCGCCCTCGGCGCGCGCATCGTCGCGGACGAACCGGGAGGGGGCCTCAACGCGGCGCTGGCGCACGGAGCGGGGGTCGTACGGTCCCATGATCCCGAAAGTGCCGTTGCGGCCCTGAACGCCGATCTGCCCGCTCTGCGGCCTTTGGAATTGGCCCGGGTGCTGGGTGCCGCCGCCGAATTCCCCCGCGCTTTTCTGGCCGATGCGGCTGCAATCGGCACCACTCTCCTGGCCGCTTCCCCGGGCATGGAATTGCTCCCCGCTTTCGGCGGCGATTCCCGGGCCCGCCATCGCACCTCCGGAGCCGCGGAACTCCGGCTCGACGCGGTGGATTCGGTGCGCCAGGACGTGGACACCCGGGACGATCTGCGGGCGGCGCTGAGGCTCGGCGTGGGGCCGCGCACGGCCGCCGCGGCGGCGCGCCTGCTGATTCCCGGGCAGTAG
- the leuC gene encoding 3-isopropylmalate dehydratase large subunit, with protein MGRTLAEKVWDDHVVRRADGEPDLLFIDLHLLHEVTSPQAFDGLRQAGRPVRRLDLTIATEDHNTPTLDIDKPIADPVSRVQLETLRKNAAEFGVRLHSLGDVEQGVVHVVGPQLGLTQPGTTVVCGDSHTSTHGAFGALAFGIGTSQVEHVLATQTLPLARPKTMAITVDGELPDGVSAKDLILAIIAKIGTGGGQGYILEYRGSAIEKLSMEARMTICNMSIEAGARAGMIAPDETAFAYLKGRAHAPEGEEWDAAVAYWKTLKSDDDAEFDAEVVIDAASLSPFVTWGTNPGQGAPLSANVPDPASYEDASERHSAEKALEYMGLTAGQPLRDIKVDTVFVGSCTNGRIEDLRAAAAVVEGRKVADGVRMLVVPGSARVGLQAVSEGLDVVFKEAGAEWRHAGCSMCLGMNPDQLAPGERSASTSNRNFEGRQGKGGRTHLVSPEVAAASAVAGRLASPADLSDAPVPAGV; from the coding sequence ATGGGTAGGACACTCGCGGAGAAGGTCTGGGACGACCATGTCGTCCGGCGCGCCGATGGCGAACCCGACCTCCTCTTCATCGATCTGCACCTGCTGCACGAGGTGACCAGCCCGCAGGCCTTCGACGGTCTGCGTCAGGCGGGGCGCCCGGTGCGCCGACTCGACCTCACCATCGCCACCGAGGATCACAACACCCCGACGCTCGACATCGACAAGCCCATCGCGGACCCGGTCTCCCGGGTCCAGTTGGAGACGCTGCGCAAGAACGCCGCCGAGTTCGGCGTGCGGCTGCACTCGCTGGGCGACGTCGAGCAGGGCGTGGTGCACGTGGTGGGACCGCAGCTCGGTCTGACCCAGCCGGGCACCACCGTGGTCTGCGGTGACTCCCACACCTCCACGCACGGTGCCTTCGGCGCCCTGGCGTTCGGCATCGGCACCTCGCAGGTCGAGCATGTGCTGGCCACCCAGACGCTGCCGCTGGCCCGCCCGAAGACCATGGCCATCACGGTCGACGGCGAGCTGCCCGACGGCGTCAGCGCCAAGGACCTGATCCTGGCGATCATCGCCAAGATCGGTACCGGCGGCGGCCAGGGCTACATCCTGGAATACCGCGGCTCCGCCATCGAGAAGCTCTCGATGGAGGCCCGGATGACCATCTGCAACATGTCGATCGAGGCCGGCGCCCGCGCGGGCATGATCGCCCCCGACGAGACCGCCTTCGCCTACCTCAAGGGCCGTGCGCACGCCCCCGAGGGCGAGGAGTGGGACGCCGCGGTCGCGTACTGGAAGACCCTGAAGTCCGACGACGACGCCGAATTCGACGCGGAGGTCGTCATCGACGCCGCCTCGCTGTCGCCGTTCGTCACCTGGGGCACCAACCCCGGCCAGGGAGCGCCGCTTTCGGCGAACGTCCCCGACCCGGCTTCGTACGAAGACGCTTCGGAGCGCCACTCCGCCGAAAAGGCCCTGGAATACATGGGGTTGACCGCCGGACAGCCGCTGCGCGACATCAAGGTCGACACCGTCTTCGTAGGTTCCTGCACCAACGGCCGTATCGAGGACCTGCGGGCGGCCGCCGCGGTCGTCGAGGGCCGCAAAGTCGCCGACGGCGTACGGATGCTGGTCGTCCCCGGCTCCGCGCGGGTCGGTCTGCAGGCCGTCTCCGAGGGCCTGGACGTGGTCTTCAAGGAGGCCGGCGCCGAATGGCGGCACGCGGGCTGCTCGATGTGCCTGGGCATGAACCCCGACCAGCTTGCCCCCGGTGAGCGCTCCGCCTCCACCTCCAACCGCAACTTCGAGGGCAGGCAGGGCAAGGGCGGCCGTACGCACCTGGTGTCGCCCGAGGTCGCCGCGGCCTCGGCGGTCGCCGGCCGCCTGGCCTCCCCGGCCGACCTGTCCGACGCCCCTGTGCCCGCTGGAGTCTGA
- a CDS encoding HAD family hydrolase produces the protein MGIDAVVWDIDDTLFDYTAADRAGMRDHLAAEGLLDGRTTVEQALARWREVTDAQWARFSAGETDWPGQRRERVRVFLGEPLSDTEADAWFDRYITHYERAWSLFPDVLPALDALGASHRHAVLSNSSLLVQDRKLRVLGVHDRFEAILCAAELGVSKPAAAAFHAACEALGLPPHRVAYVGDHPEIDGRGAADAGLLSVWIDRDGVHSAGTAGPTAPHRIASLAELPAVLGADTRFGAWSTFG, from the coding sequence ATGGGGATCGACGCCGTGGTCTGGGACATCGACGACACGCTCTTCGACTACACGGCCGCGGACCGGGCCGGCATGCGCGACCATCTCGCGGCCGAGGGCCTGCTCGACGGCCGGACGACCGTCGAGCAGGCCCTCGCGCGCTGGCGGGAGGTCACCGACGCGCAGTGGGCGAGGTTCTCGGCGGGTGAGACGGACTGGCCGGGCCAGCGCCGGGAGCGCGTCAGGGTGTTCCTGGGGGAGCCGCTGAGCGACACCGAGGCCGACGCGTGGTTCGACCGGTACATCACGCACTACGAACGCGCCTGGAGCCTCTTCCCGGACGTCCTGCCCGCCCTGGACGCCCTCGGCGCCAGCCACCGGCACGCGGTCCTGTCCAACTCCAGCCTCCTCGTGCAGGACCGCAAGCTGCGCGTCCTCGGTGTGCACGACCGCTTCGAGGCGATCCTGTGCGCCGCCGAGCTCGGCGTCTCCAAGCCCGCCGCGGCCGCGTTCCACGCGGCCTGCGAGGCCCTGGGGCTGCCGCCGCACCGGGTCGCCTACGTCGGGGACCATCCGGAGATCGACGGACGGGGGGCCGCGGACGCGGGTCTGCTCTCGGTCTGGATCGACCGCGACGGCGTCCACTCCGCCGGCACCGCCGGGCCGACGGCTCCGCATCGCATCGCCTCGCTCGCCGAGTTGCCCGCGGTCCTCGGCGCGGATACCCGTTTTGGAGCGTGGTCCACCTTCGGGTAA
- a CDS encoding HU family DNA-binding protein produces the protein MNKAQLVEAIADKVGGRQQAADAVDAVLDAIVRAVVGGDRVSVTGFGSFEKVDRPARYARNPQTGERVRVKKTSVPRFRAGQGFKDLVSGSKKLPKNDVAVKKAPKGSLSGGASATVKKAAAKKATTAKKAAVRKTVAKKAVAKKTTAAVKKTAAKKTTAKTAAAKKTTAKTTAAKKTAAKKAPAKKATAKKAPAKKSAARKTTAKKATAR, from the coding sequence GTGAACAAGGCGCAGCTCGTAGAAGCGATTGCCGACAAGGTCGGCGGGCGTCAGCAGGCCGCCGACGCGGTCGACGCGGTACTGGACGCCATCGTCCGTGCGGTTGTCGGCGGAGACCGGGTCTCGGTCACCGGCTTCGGTTCCTTCGAGAAGGTTGACCGTCCTGCTCGTTACGCCCGCAACCCGCAGACGGGTGAGCGTGTTCGGGTCAAGAAGACCTCCGTGCCGCGCTTCCGTGCCGGTCAGGGGTTCAAGGACCTGGTGAGCGGCTCGAAGAAGCTCCCGAAGAACGATGTCGCGGTCAAGAAGGCCCCGAAGGGCAGCCTCTCCGGCGGAGCTTCCGCGACGGTGAAGAAGGCGGCGGCCAAGAAGGCCACCACCGCCAAGAAGGCGGCGGTCAGGAAGACCGTGGCGAAGAAGGCGGTCGCGAAGAAGACCACCGCCGCCGTGAAGAAGACCGCGGCGAAGAAGACGACGGCCAAGACCGCCGCCGCCAAGAAGACGACGGCCAAGACGACCGCCGCCAAGAAGACCGCGGCCAAGAAGGCTCCGGCGAAGAAGGCCACGGCCAAGAAGGCCCCCGCCAAGAAGTCGGCGGCTCGCAAGACCACTGCCAAGAAGGCCACCGCCCGCTAG
- a CDS encoding lysophospholipid acyltransferase family protein, with protein sequence MPRRRIGFWYRFAAVLCKPPLVVLIKRDWRGMENIPAEGGFITAVNHNSHVDPFAYAHYQYNTGRVPRFLAKAGLFKKGFVGAAMRGTGQIPVYRESTDALSAFRAAIDAVERGECVAFYPEGTLTRDPDGWPMTGKTGAARVALQTRCPVIPVAQWGANELLPPYAKKPNILPRKTHRVLAGPPVDLSRFYDREMNPDLLKEVTEVIMAAITAQLELVRGEKAPEKVYDPREVRVAQRRKAAAKARAQQEEGQGT encoded by the coding sequence GTGCCCCGCCGCAGAATCGGCTTCTGGTACCGCTTCGCTGCGGTTCTCTGCAAACCGCCGCTGGTGGTTCTGATCAAGCGGGACTGGCGTGGAATGGAGAACATTCCGGCCGAGGGCGGATTTATCACCGCGGTGAACCACAATTCCCACGTGGACCCGTTCGCGTATGCGCACTACCAGTACAACACCGGGCGTGTTCCGCGCTTCCTGGCGAAGGCCGGCCTTTTCAAGAAGGGATTCGTCGGCGCCGCGATGCGCGGCACCGGACAGATTCCCGTCTACCGCGAGAGCACCGACGCGCTGAGTGCCTTCCGGGCCGCGATCGACGCCGTGGAACGCGGTGAGTGCGTGGCGTTCTACCCCGAGGGCACGCTCACCCGTGACCCCGACGGCTGGCCGATGACCGGCAAGACCGGTGCGGCGAGGGTGGCCCTGCAGACCAGGTGCCCGGTGATCCCGGTCGCCCAGTGGGGCGCCAACGAACTGCTGCCCCCGTACGCCAAGAAGCCCAACATCCTTCCGCGCAAGACCCACCGCGTGCTCGCGGGCCCGCCGGTGGACCTCTCGCGCTTCTACGACCGGGAGATGAACCCGGACCTCCTGAAGGAGGTCACGGAGGTCATCATGGCCGCCATCACCGCGCAGCTGGAGCTGGTCCGCGGCGAGAAGGCGCCCGAGAAGGTGTACGACCCGCGCGAGGTGCGTGTCGCGCAGCGCCGCAAGGCCGCGGCCAAGGCCCGAGCACAGCAGGAAGAAGGGCAGGGCACGTGA
- the ndgR gene encoding IclR family transcriptional regulator NdgR: MDNSSGVGVLDKAALVLSALESGPATLAGLVAATGLARPTAHRLAVALEHHRMVARDMQGRFILGPRLAELAAAAGEDRLLATAGPVLTHLRDITGESAQLYRRQGDMRICVAAAERLSGLRDTVPVGSTLTMKAGSSAQILMAWEEPERLHRGLQGARFTATALSGVRRRGWAQSIGEREPGVASVSAPVRGPSNRVVAAVSVSGPIERLSRHPGRMHAQAVIDAAGRLSEALRRTG; this comes from the coding sequence ATGGACAACAGTAGCGGCGTCGGCGTTCTGGACAAGGCAGCCCTTGTCCTGAGCGCTCTGGAGTCCGGTCCGGCCACCCTCGCGGGCCTGGTCGCGGCGACCGGACTGGCACGACCCACGGCACATCGCCTCGCCGTGGCACTTGAACACCACCGCATGGTGGCGCGCGACATGCAGGGCCGTTTCATTCTCGGACCCCGGCTCGCCGAACTGGCCGCGGCGGCGGGTGAGGATCGTCTCCTCGCGACGGCGGGCCCGGTGCTCACTCACCTGAGGGACATCACGGGCGAGAGCGCGCAGCTCTACCGCCGCCAGGGCGACATGCGTATCTGCGTCGCCGCGGCCGAGCGGCTGTCCGGACTTCGGGACACCGTCCCGGTCGGCTCCACGCTCACGATGAAGGCCGGCTCCTCGGCCCAGATCCTGATGGCCTGGGAGGAGCCCGAGCGGCTGCACCGCGGTCTGCAGGGCGCCCGCTTCACCGCCACCGCCCTGTCGGGAGTACGACGCCGCGGCTGGGCCCAGTCGATCGGCGAGCGCGAGCCGGGCGTGGCGTCCGTCTCCGCGCCGGTCCGCGGCCCGTCGAACCGTGTCGTGGCCGCCGTCTCGGTCTCCGGGCCGATCGAGCGGCTGAGCCGTCACCCGGGCCGTATGCACGCCCAGGCGGTCATCGACGCGGCCGGCCGTCTCTCCGAGGCCCTGCGCCGCACGGGCTGA
- a CDS encoding NAD(P)H-dependent glycerol-3-phosphate dehydrogenase, translating to MSKPVRAAVFGTGSWGTAFGMVLADAGCDVTLWARRPELADAVNSTRMNPDYLPGIELPENLRATADPAEAARDADFTVLAVPSQTLRGNLAEWVPLLAPDTVLVSLMKGVELGTVKRMSEVIEEVAKVSADRVAVVTGPNLAKEVAQRMPAAGVVACRDEEVARRIQTACHTPYFRPYTNTDVVGCELGGAVKNVIGLAVGIADGMGLGDNAKGSLITRGLAETTRLGLVMGADPMTFSGLAGLGDLAATCSSPLSRNHTFGINLGRGMTLQETIAVTRQTAEGVKSCESVLDLARRHGVDMPITETVVSIVHEGKPPVVALKELMSRSAKSERR from the coding sequence GTGAGCAAGCCGGTCAGGGCGGCCGTCTTCGGGACCGGATCGTGGGGCACGGCCTTCGGCATGGTGCTCGCCGACGCGGGGTGCGACGTCACCCTGTGGGCGCGCCGTCCCGAACTCGCCGACGCGGTCAACTCCACGCGGATGAACCCGGACTACCTCCCCGGGATCGAGCTACCGGAGAACCTGCGGGCCACCGCGGACCCGGCCGAGGCCGCGCGCGACGCCGACTTCACCGTGCTCGCCGTGCCCTCCCAGACACTGCGCGGGAACCTCGCGGAGTGGGTGCCGCTGCTCGCCCCGGACACCGTGCTCGTCTCCCTCATGAAGGGCGTCGAACTCGGCACCGTGAAGCGGATGAGCGAGGTCATCGAGGAGGTCGCCAAGGTCTCCGCGGACCGTGTCGCCGTCGTCACCGGGCCCAACCTCGCCAAGGAGGTCGCCCAGCGGATGCCCGCGGCGGGCGTCGTCGCCTGCCGCGACGAGGAGGTGGCCCGGCGCATCCAGACCGCCTGCCACACCCCGTACTTCCGCCCGTACACGAACACCGACGTGGTGGGCTGTGAACTCGGCGGCGCGGTCAAGAACGTGATCGGTCTCGCCGTCGGCATCGCCGACGGCATGGGCCTGGGCGACAACGCCAAGGGCTCGCTGATCACCCGCGGTCTGGCCGAGACCACCCGGCTCGGACTCGTCATGGGCGCCGACCCGATGACGTTCTCGGGCCTCGCCGGACTCGGGGACCTGGCCGCGACCTGCTCCTCGCCGCTCTCCCGCAACCACACCTTCGGCATCAACCTCGGCAGGGGCATGACCCTCCAGGAGACCATCGCGGTCACCCGGCAGACCGCCGAGGGCGTCAAGTCCTGTGAGTCCGTGCTGGATCTGGCCCGCAGGCACGGTGTCGACATGCCGATCACGGAGACCGTCGTCAGCATCGTCCACGAGGGCAAGCCCCCGGTGGTCGCCCTCAAGGAGCTGATGTCGCGCAGCGCGAAGTCCGAACGCCGCTGA
- the leuD gene encoding 3-isopropylmalate dehydratase small subunit, which translates to MEAFTTHTGRAVPLRRSNVDTDQIIPAHWLKKVTRDGFEDGLFEAWRKDPSFILNQPERRGATVLVAGPDFGTGSSREHAVWALQNYGFKAVVSSRFADIFRGNSLKNGLLTVVLEQKIVDALQELSEKDPEAEITVDLESREVRAEGITAAFELDENARWRLLNGLDDISITLQNEADIAAYEAKRPSHKPKTLQV; encoded by the coding sequence ATGGAAGCATTCACCACGCACACCGGCCGGGCCGTCCCGCTGCGCCGCAGCAACGTCGACACCGACCAGATCATCCCCGCCCACTGGCTCAAGAAGGTGACCAGGGACGGCTTCGAGGACGGCCTCTTCGAGGCCTGGCGCAAGGACCCGTCCTTCATCCTCAACCAGCCCGAGCGCAGGGGCGCCACGGTTCTGGTGGCGGGGCCCGACTTCGGTACGGGCTCCTCCCGCGAGCACGCCGTCTGGGCGCTCCAGAACTACGGCTTCAAGGCCGTCGTCTCGTCCCGTTTCGCCGACATCTTCCGCGGCAACTCGCTCAAGAACGGCCTGCTCACGGTGGTTCTGGAGCAGAAGATCGTGGACGCGCTCCAGGAACTGTCGGAGAAGGACCCCGAGGCCGAGATCACGGTCGACCTGGAGTCCCGTGAGGTGCGCGCCGAGGGCATCACCGCCGCCTTCGAGCTCGACGAGAACGCCCGCTGGCGGCTGCTGAACGGGCTGGACGACATCTCCATCACCCTCCAGAACGAGGCCGACATCGCGGCGTACGAGGCCAAGCGGCCGTCGCACAAGCCGAAGACGCTGCAGGTCTGA